Proteins encoded within one genomic window of Naumovozyma dairenensis CBS 421 chromosome 6, complete genome:
- the GYP1 gene encoding GTPase-activating protein GYP1 (similar to Saccharomyces cerevisiae GYP1 (YOR070C); ancestral locus Anc_5.672) — MGVRSGSKEMSEKSAHAGHEHRSDNVSLVTSLMKSWRISSLPSSLNSSPSSKKDFTSPKQLSHSPNIKKKQDSVFTRDRKHRTSDGNFEAMPKPHANMIRTPSSNYSPLRYMSPSAVTNTESSRSPFLRNGNHNHSPAVTPLSRSNSNATINGMPKSLHDASNSKRSDRYFKDLDEDWSAVIDDYNMPIPTILNGGTDSPNSLSRKSTASSVATTSNSIMTSASFHYPQLPHLRRSQSFDLKSEDELNTERNIQELNSAIQRIAKFDSILQNKHIINLQELRQISWNGIPRTHRPIVWKLLIGYLPANTKRQQNFLARKRKEYKDGLDHTFSNHHSRDIPTWHQIEIDIPRTNPQIPLYQFKSVQSSLQRILYLWAIRHPTSGYVQGINDLVTPFYQTFLTQYLPESQIDDVTILDPETYLLPDQTYDLEADTFWCLTKLLEQITDNYIHGQPGILKQVKNLSQLVKRIDINLYTHFQKEHVEFIQFAFRWMNCLLMREFQMPTVIRMWDTYLSETSQEITTTSITIANNSSTRTTESTTTAGTLRPLTPKEQSTATFRTPNEETYRSPSNMTISSNSSSTGDESSRIRQSSFNEFHVFVCAAFLIKWSEQLIDMDFQEIITFLQNPPTKDWTETDIEMLLGEAYIWQSLYKDATSHWL; from the coding sequence ATGGGAGTTAGATCAGGTTCAAAGGAGATGTCGGAGAAAAGTGCACATGCTGGACACGAGCATAGATCTGATAATGTCAGTTTAGTAACATCACTAATGAAATCATGGAGGATTTCATCATTACCTTCTTCGTTAAACTCCTCTCCATCTTCTAAGAAAGATTTTACCTCTCCTAAACAATTATCACATTCTCCaaatataaagaagaaacaagataGTGTATTTACCAGAGATCGGAAGCATAGAACAAGTGATGGCAATTTTGAAGCAATGCCAAAACCGCATGCGAATATGATTCGAACACCTTCGTCTAATTACTCGCCTTTAAGATATATGAGTCCATCAGCCGTAACAAACACTGAAAGTTCAAGATCACCATTTTTGCGTAATGGTAATCATAATCACTCTCCTGCAGTTACCCCATTATCTCGTTCTAATAGTAATGCGACGATTAATGGAATGCCAAAGTCATTGCATGATGCTTCCAATTCTAAAAGAAGTGATAGGTATTTCAAAGACTTAGATGAAGATTGGAGTGCTGTCATTGATGATTATAACATGCCCATACCCACAATACTTAATGGCGGAACAGATTCTccaaattcattatcaagaaaatcTACTGCATCATCAGTAGCCACCACATCGAACTCGATAATGACATCTGCATCATTTCATTATCCGCAATTGCCACATTTAAGAAGATCACAAAGTTTTGATCTCAAATCAGAAGACGAATTAAACACAGAACGAAATATACAGGAGTTAAATTCTGCTATACAAAGGATCGCCAAATTTGATTCCATTTTACAGAATAAACATATTATAAATTTACAAGAACTTCGTCAAATTAGCTGGAATGGGATTCCAAGGACGCATAGACCTATAGTatggaaattattaattggtTATTTACCTGCAAACACTAAGAGACAACAGAATTTCCTTGCAcggaaaaggaaagaatataaagatgGATTGGATCATACTTTCTCAAATCATCATTCGAGAGATATCCCCACATGGCATCAAATAGAAATAGATATACCAAGAACAAACCCTCAAATCCCACTGTACCAATTCAAATCCGTACAAAGTAGTTTGCAAAGAATCTTATATTTATGGGCTATTAGACATCCAACAAGTGGATATGTGCAAGgtattaatgatttagtAACACCATTTTATCAAACTTTTTTAACTCAATATTTACCTGAGTCTCAAATTGATGATGTTACCATTTTAGATCCAGAAACGTACTTACTTCCTGATCAAACATATGATTTAGAAGCAGATACGTTTTGGTGCCTAACAAAGCTACTAGAACAAATTACCGATAATTATATTCATGGGCAACCAGGGATATTGAAACAAGTTAAAAATTTGTCTCAATTAGTGAAAAGAAttgatattaatttatataCACATTTTCAAAAGGAACATGtagaatttattcaatttgCATTTAGATGGATGAATTGTCTACTGATGAGAGAATTTCAAATGCCAACAGTAATTAGAATGTGGGATACATATTTATCCGAGACCTCACAGGAAATCACCACTACTTCAATTACAATTGCTAACAATTCATCAACGAGAACGACAGAGAGTACAACTACGGCAGGAACATTGCGACCCTTGACACCGAAGGAGCAAAGTACAGCTACATTTAGAACGCCAAATGAGGAAACTTATCGTTCCCCTTCAAACATGACTATCTCTTCAAATTCTAGTAGTACGGGTGATGAATCTTCAAGAATTAGACaatcatcatttaatgaattccATGTATTTGTATGTGCGGCTTTTTTAATCAAATGGTCAGAACAATTAATAGACATGGATTTCCAAGAGATAATTACATTCTTACAAAATCCACCAACTAAAGATTGGACTGAAACTGATATTGAAATGCTCTTAGGAGAAGCATATATTTGGCaatcattatataaagaTGCTACATCGCATTGGCTGTGA
- the RPF2 gene encoding rRNA-binding ribosome biosynthesis protein RPF2 (similar to Saccharomyces cerevisiae RPF2 (YKR081C); ancestral locus Anc_5.674), with the protein MIRTVKPKNARSKRALDKKEAKLVENVKKALFIPGQTSNKLLHDITIDLSALKKPDIKRFERKNDVHPFEDTTQLEFFSEKNDCSLLVLSTNSKKRRNNLTFIRTFGYKIYDMVELLVLENYKLLQDFRKMTFNVGLKPMFSFQGAAFDVHPVYKQVKSLFMDFFKGESTDLQDVAGLQHVISISIAGDFQEGETLPNVLFRVYKLKTYRSEQGGRKLPRVELEETGPRLDFKIGRIHTPSADMEREAMKRPKQLELKTVKNVETDLMGDKIGRVHMGKQDLNKLQTRKMKGLKSKFDQLGSNEEEYLNDDEAYLNEQDGEENDAAGDSYGEDFVTADDIEENEGPVSKKQKK; encoded by the coding sequence ATGATCAGAACTGTAAAACCTAAAAACGCTAGGTCCAAGAGGGCCCTTGATAAAAAGGAAGCCAAATTAGTTGAAAATGTGAAAAAGGCACTATTTATCCCAGGTCAAACCTCTAACAAACTCTTACATGACATTACTATTGATCTTAGTGCATTAAAGAAACCAGATATTAAGAGATTTGAAAGGAAGAATGATGTCCATCCATTTGAAGATACTACTCAATTAGAATTTTTCAGTGAAAAGAATGATTGTTCATTATTAGTTCTTTCTACGAATTCcaaaaagagaagaaataaCTTGACTTTTATTCGTACGTTTGGATACAAAATTTATGATATGGTTGAACTATTAgtattagaaaattataaattattacaagatttTAGGAAAATGACTTTCAATGTAGGTTTAAAACCAATGTTTTCATTCCAAGGTGCAGCATTTGATGTACATCCTGTTTACAAACAAGTAAAGTCCTTGTTTATGGATTTCTTTAAAGGTGAATCCACCGACTTACAAGATGTTGCAGGTTTACAACATGTTATTTCCATATCCATTGCAGGTGATTTCCAGGAAGGTGAAACGTTACCAAATGTCTTATTTAGAGtttataaattgaaaacgTATAGAAGTGAACAAGGTGGGAGGAAATTACCAAGAGTTGAATTGGAGGAAACAGGTCCCCGTTtagatttcaaaattggtAGAATTCATACACCATCTGCTGATATGGAAAGAGAAGCTATGAAGAGACCAAaacaattagaattaaAGACCGTGAAAAATGTAGAAACTGATTTAATGGGTGATAAGATTGGTAGAGTTCATATGGGTAAAcaagatttaaataaattgcAAACCAGGAAAATGAAAGGTTTGAAATCTAAATTCGATCAACTAGGTTcgaatgaagaagaatatttgaatgatgatgaagcaTATTTGAATGAACAAGATGGAGAAGAGAATGATGCTGCAGGAGACAGTTATGGTGAAGACTTCGTCACAGCGGATGATATAGAAGAAAACGAAGGTCCTGTATccaagaaacaaaagaaataa
- the SGO1 gene encoding Sgo1p (similar to Saccharomyces cerevisiae SGO1 (YOR073W); ancestral locus Anc_5.677), whose protein sequence is MAKSLRKCKKTNYLNQNTSTSTSSKTNIPQIQQFQNLTDQEYSKLATLRSSYSQQNNQLAKENSTLKLKINEMEKKLSQLIQENVILRSNSSQLESQYKQQLNDQLQILEDGVIQRFEEILYIFDNIRKKENLLPSSRISRYTNDNTATTNTDDALSTFRSSLSERKRDRNSSITFGLPDTNYNNDDLSRINNDSQRQERQQQQQEQHENDKDVTTKRRRKSSRRQSMFVPSDFSFPSDEINDTDDINTNTTITATVNDENEDIPTSTKNLQDENFENEEEQIKTLSDPVSVTTDISTHYTNSNENTINTHEDTSNIGNYSSSIMDYSIPEESFQRSRTVGTVHKTEVFRDTSNDSINDNVNDIATDGINVNNSGILQIDSQHKIKHSMKPPKIKNKNKIIDEVMPTSTHDSSHDLDFIRPRRTRGKTIDYKLPSLRAKMRRPTEKLVDATTVTNFHDLQVTRKLKRDTSPCNNNTNSKNSSGIDIKNSTRFEIHTNNDKQEKHPSILSESPQILSPIDDENVSVQQSLNKVNISPKKDKIALSDITAKVNIKSSPGTTTSSLSSSSNLKRKLYKKAIDNDIDLYDPKCNTTTTKNKDKTGSSKRLHKKNSINCSQDGNKSVSFRLNEEDLSVFDLIGSDGTKKHTSRTYRTKQTRK, encoded by the coding sequence ATGGCAAAAAGTCTTAGAAAATGCAAAAAAACTAACTACTTGAATCAAAATACATCTACATCTACCAGTTCTAAGACCAACATTCCACAAATTCAACAGTTCCAAAACTTAACGGATCAAGAATACTCTAAACTTGCTACATTAAGAAGTTCATATTcacaacaaaataatcaaCTAGCCAAGGAAAATTCaacattgaaattaaaaattaatgaaatggagaaaaaattaagtCAATTAATACAAGAAAACGTTATACTTCGGTCCAATTCATCCCAATTAGAATCACAATACAAACAGCAATTGAATGAtcaattacaaatattaGAAGATGGCGTCATCCaaagatttgaagaaatctTGTATATCTTTGATAACATTcgaaaaaaagaaaatttactTCCAAGTTCTCGAATAAGTCGCTACACTAATGATAACACTGCTACCACAAATACAGATGATGCCTTGTCAACTTTTAGATCTTCGTTAAGTGAAAGGAAAAGAGATAGAAACTCATCAATAACCTTTGGATTACCAGATACAAATTATAATAACGATGATCTATCAcgaataaataatgatagtCAACGACAAGAACgacaacagcaacagcaagAGCAACATGAAAACGATAAAGACGTTACGACGAAAAGGAGGAGGAAAAGTTCAAGAAGACAATCTATGTTCGTTCCGAGTGATTTTTCCTTCCCTTCTGATGAAATCAACGACACCGATGACATTAATACTAATACCACGATTACTGCCACagttaatgatgaaaatgaagatattcCAACGAGCACAAAAAACTTACAAGATGAGaactttgaaaatgaagaagaacaaattaAGACCTTGTCGGATCCTGTATCAGTTACAACAGATATTTCTACACATTACACAAActcaaatgaaaatactATTAATACACATGAAGACACTTcaaatattggaaattaCTCTAGCTCAATCATGGATTATTCCATTCCAGAGGaaagttttcaaagaaGTCGTACTGTCGGTACAGTACATAAGACAGAAGTATTTAGAGATACATCAAATGATTCTATCAATGATAATGTAAATGATATTGCTACCGATGGCATAAATGTTAATAACAGTGGTATTTTACAGATAGATTCCCAGCATAAGATCAAACATTCTATGAAACCACcgaaaatcaaaaataagaacaaaattattgatgaagttaTGCCAACAAGTACTCATGATTCCAGCCATGATTTAGATTTTATTAGACCAAGAAGAACTCGTGGAAAAACCATCGATTATAAATTACCTTCCTTAAGAGCTAAAATGAGAAGACCCACTGAAAAATTAGTCGATGCAACAACGGTAACTAATTTCCATGATTTACAAGtaacaagaaaattgaaaagagaCACCTCGCCATGTAATAACAATACCAATAGCAAAAACAGCTCTGGAATCGATATTAAGAACTCTACACGTTTTGAAATACACACAAACAATGATAAACAAGAGAAGCATCCTTCGATATTGTCTGAGTCACCACAAATTCTTTCACctattgatgatgaaaatgtaTCTGTACAGCAAAGTTTGAACAAAGTAAATATTTCGCcaaagaaagataaaataGCCCTTTCTGATATAACAGCAAAGGTCAATATCAAGTCCTCACCAGGAACAACAACCTCTTCATTGTCTTCGTCCtctaatttgaaaagaaaattatataagaaGGCAATTGATAATGACATAGATTTATATGACCCAAAATGTAATACTACTACCACCAAGAATAAGGATAAGACGGGATCATCTAAGCGGTTACATAAAAAGAATAGCATTAATTGTTCCCAAGATGGTAATAAATCAGTGAGTTTCCGTTTGAACGAAGAAGATTTATCtgtttttgatttaatCGGTTCAGACGGAACTAAAAAGCATACCTCAAGGACATATAGGACAAAGCAAACtagaaaatga
- the CDC21 gene encoding thymidylate synthase (similar to Saccharomyces cerevisiae CDC21 (YOR074C); ancestral locus Anc_5.678), whose amino-acid sequence MTTESTQESKNLEEQQYLDLCERIIKEGEFRPDRTGTGTYSLFAPPQLRFNLSNGTFPLLTTKKVFTKGIILELLWFISGCTDGKKLSAHGVKIWEGNGSREYLDKLGLTDRREGDLGPVYGFQWRHFGAKYKTCDDDYSGQGVDQLKDVIYKLKKNPYDRRIIMSSWNPPDFPLMALPPCHVFSQFYVNFPTDGGKPKLSCLLYQRSCDMGLGVPFNIASYALLTIMIAHICDMEPGEFIHTMGDAHVYKDHVDALNEQTKRTPTEFPKLKINRKVKDIDDFNFEDFEIVDYHPQARIQMKMSV is encoded by the coding sequence ATGACTACAGAATCAACACAAGAATCGAAAAATTTAGAAGAGCAACAATATCTTGATTTATGTGAAAGAATCATAAAGGAAGGTGAATTCCGTCCAGATAGAACTGGTACAGGTACATATAGTCTTTTTGCACCACCACAACTACGTTTTAACCTATCCAATGGTACATTCCCTCTGTTAACGACGAAGAAAGTTTTCACAAAGGGTATAATCTTGGAGTTATTATGGTTTATTTCTGGTTGTACAGATGGTAAGAAATTATCAGCGCATGGTGTTAAGATATGGGAAGGTAATGGATCTCGTGAATATTTAGACAAATTAGGTCTTACAGATAGAAGAGAGGGTGATTTAGGTCCTGTTTATGGGTTTCAATGGAGACATTTTGGTGCCAAATATAAGACAtgtgatgatgattattCAGGACAAGGTGTGGATCAATTGAAGGATGtaatttataaattgaaaaaaaatcctTATGATCGTAGAATTATTATGAGTTCTTGGAATCCTCCTGATTTCCCATTGATGGCTTTACCACCATGTCATGTCTTTTCACAATTTTATGTTAATTTCCCAACGGATGGAGGTAAACCAAAATTATCATGTTTATTATATCAAAGATCTTGTGATATGGGGTTAGGTGTACCTTTCAATATTGCTTCGTATGCGTTGTTGACTATTATGATTGCTCATATTTGTGATATGGAACCTGGTGAATTTATTCATACTATGGGTGATGCTCATGTTTATAAAGATCATGTTGATGCATTAAATGAACAAACTAAAAGAACTCCAACTGAATTCCCTAagttgaaaataaataggAAGGtgaaagatattgatgattttaacTTTGAAGATTTCGAAATTGTTGATTATCATCCACAAGCAAGaattcaaatgaaaatgagTGTATAA
- the SKI7 gene encoding Ski7p (similar to Saccharomyces cerevisiae HBS1 (YKR084C) and SKI7 (YOR076C); ancestral locus Anc_5.680): protein MSLLEQLAKKRAAKNLASSNNNSSISANNADGEDTNNKLISRLSQLRKNYKASSNEQSSNSTLQPSHSSAPTLLQRMKARQNTREASPDPYVPSSLPTTSSPSSASSSTSSLSLKLSVLRKNAQHNQHASSSSNEGIIKKPISNENKIAKTNKDKVMKENKSLKQQDLWNTINKIQKNLLISTANNQTELNLSPSEQYQHITKLLLSDAKQKGNNGIHLEKEYQKLFTVYYPTKVMENHTQPILNFQNPSPDDIIINAQLKAFGEMEKNVSNLKINAKEEDEPPSEFSKSFYKPTLPTSPLNIQTYISENLNIKNPFLNVILLGHSKSGKSTILGRLLKDLKLLSIEEIRSTKFQLERQQEKNPNSLYLAKIGETKLSKDKHYRQIKHENDTFNIFDIPIFRQSRKNNNFQSLIATINQCSVAILTIDCNTDQFESNFNIDGELIQLIYLLKFSARKLNKIVILLNKMDSIDWYHDRFIEIKTELSLFFKDLNLCDDPDNEIVWIPTSGLYGQGIVDRNAGRRSKEWWSNEPTLFGKLKQWTLPETSRTIEIETKKILNSPFIFHIENASKINSRSEKLKQDECFVTGHVHSGSIQIGESMTIFPSKISVTIESITCLDTLTRQSQGKSGRKSKIAVADDYVILRVSKLFDFQNDVNVGDFATSIEFSLENLCQISSTFQVRLTIFPNIEKERLAIGSSFVLIRGNGGENSTYKVRVSKILSLSSNTYQNTTIGFDVELESESPIPMISVKDNGSDFTCFNEFILEQNERIYGLGSFILR, encoded by the coding sequence ATGTCTCTATTAGAACAGTTGGCCAAGAAAAGGGCTGCAAAAAATCTGGCTAGCTCTAATAACAACTCAAGCATAAGTGCCAATAATGCTGATGGTGAGGacactaataataaattgataTCACGTCTTAGCCAGTTACGAAAGAATTATAAAGCCTCGTCGAATGAGCAATCATCCAACTCCACCCTGCAGCCATCTCATTCATCTGCTCCAACTTTGCTACAAAGAATGAAGGCTAGGCAGAACACTCGCGAGGCCTCACCAGATCCTTATGtaccatcatcattaccAACAActtcatcaccatcatccGCATCTTCCTCTACTTCTTCATTAAGCTTGAAGCTTTCAGTATTAAGGAAAAATGCACAACATAATCAACATGCATCTTCTTCCAGCAATGAAGGTATCATTAAGAAACCAATCTCTAATGAGAATAAAATAGCTAAaactaataaagataaagtAATGAAAGAGAATAAAAGCCTTAAACAGCAAGATTTATGGAATACTATAAATAAGATTCAAAAGAACCTTCTCATTAGCACTGCAAACAATCAAACAGAATTGAACCTAAGTCCTTCTGAGCAATATCAACACATTACTAAGCTTTTATTAAGTGATGCGAAGCAAAAAGGTAATAATGGCATCCACCTTGAAAAGGAATACCAGAAATTATTTACAGTTTATTATCCAACTAAAGTAATGGAAAATCATACCCAACCAATACtaaatttccaaaatccAAGTCCAGATGATATTATAATCAATGCCCAACTCAAAGCATTTGGAGAAATGGAGAAAAACGTTTcgaatttaaaaattaacgcaaaagaagaagacgaacCACCATCCGAATTTTCTAAGAGCTTTTATAAACCAACATTACCTACATCACCGCTTAATATTCAAACATACATTTCCGAAAATTTGAACATAAAGAATCCATTCTTGAATGTGATCTTATTGGGGCATTCTAAATCAGGAAAATCGACAATACTTGGACgtttattgaaagatttgaaattattatcaattgaGGAAATAAGATCTACGAAATTTCAATTAGAAAGGCAGCAGGAAAAGAATCCAAACTCATTATACTTAGCTAAGATTGGtgaaacaaaattatcaaagGACAAACATTATAGACAAATTAAACATGAAAATGATACATTTAACATCTTTGATATCCCTATATTCCGTCAATCACGGAAGAACAATAACTTCCAGAGCTTAATAGCAACAATTAATCAATGTTCGGTTGCTATCTTAACGATAGATTGTAATACCGATCAATTTGAATCGAATTTCAATATAGATGGCGaattaattcaattgatttacTTATTAAAGTTTTCCGCTCGAAAACTCAACAAAATCGTAATACTGTTGAATAAGATGGATTCAATTGATTGGTATCATGATCGgttcattgaaattaagaCAGAATTATcgttatttttcaaagatttaaaCCTATGTGATGATCCTGATAATGAGATTGTATGGATCCCAACGAGTGGATTATATGGCCAAGGGATAGTTGATCGTAATGCAGGCCGACGATCAAAGGAATGGTGGTCCAATGAACCCACTTTGTTTGGGAAATTAAAACAATGGACACTTCCTGAAACAAGTCGTACAATTGAAATCGAaacaaagaagatattaaacTCGCCattcatttttcatattgAAAACGCTTCCAAGATAAATTCGAgatctgaaaaattaaaacaagATGAATGTTTCGTTACAGGTCATGTTCATTCCGGATCTATTCAAATTGGTGAATCAATGACCATTTTCCCATCTAAAATAAGCGTTACGATTGAATCAATAACATGTCTTGATACCTTAACGAGGCAGTCACAAGGAAAGTCAGGtagaaaatcaaaaattgcAGTTGCTGATGATTATGTGATATTGAGAGTCtccaaattatttgatttccAAAACGATGTCAACGTAGGTGATTTTGCCAcatcaattgaatttagTCTTGAAAATCTTTGTCAAATAAGTTCAACATTTCAAGTAAGATTGACAATTTTCCctaatattgaaaaggaacGACTAGCAATTGGTTCGTCATTTGTACTAATTAGAGGAAATGGTGGAGAAAACTCAACTTACAAAGTTAGAGTATCTAAAATACTATCCTTATCTTCGAACACCTACCAAAATACGACAATAGGTTTTGATGTAGAATTAGAATCAGAGTCACCAATTCCAATGATCAGTGTGAAAGATAATGGTAGTGATTTCACATGTTTCAACGAATTTATTTTAGAACAGAATGAGAGAATATATGGTTTGGGTTCATTTATATTGCGTTAA
- the NDAI0F00490 gene encoding uncharacterized protein, with protein MNIYSVFSYIILLTLCQAIEISHDVLQTGSITYNEPVTIDADKSLKITSGTNVNFMDSLDVDGNLCVSSNYINVTGAITNSHNIYLYNPGTYSKTSGTNISAKSILNEKEGLLTVQNSVYQANELFGASDSFINEGIINIETFFPNMSIYGPGSGIENTGTIALSGGNITLSSSVTGGGCIAFLGGITTFYLDSTKEIDQTFWLQEGREFYVIRGSYTKPLVFRGFNKGSSIRYQGSTKTKIQNWNYNPANGSMVINISSSGASSDIINIDFGPGYNASLFTVGINSVSITGSDGMMQRYVTVKYNGETPETTLPSECRLPSSMDYGQCSVLHLSSSSSLPPPSSSLSSSSSSSIKATQVSSSQESTQASLNEHETSSRCSITNTKTEFETTIYTTHREYVTGTNSVPITLYSKVVTYFVAANHTQTLSSS; from the coding sequence ATGAATATATACTCTGTCTTCTCATATATCATCTTACTAACGTTGTGTCAGGCTATCGAAATTTCACACGATGTTTTACAAACAGGGTCAATCACATACAATGAACCGGTTACAATCGATGCGgataaatcattgaaaattacATCAGGAACCAATGTCAACTTCATGGATTCTTTGGATGTTGATGGTAACCTGTGTGTTTCATCAAATTATATTAATGTCACTGGGGCTATCACGAACTCGCACAACATATACCTATACAACCCTGGGACGTATAGTAAAACTAGTGGAACCAACATATCTGCGAAGTCAATCCTAAACGAAAAGGAGGGACTTTTGACCGTACAAAATAGTGTGTATCAAGCCAATGAACTGTTTGGGGCCTCAGACAGTTTTATCAATGAAGGTATTATAAATATCGAAACATTTTTCCCCAATATGAGTATTTATGGGCCAGGATCCGGTATTGAAAATACCGGAACGATCGCTTTAAGTGGTGGTAACATTACGCTTTCAAGTTCAGTTACTGGTGGAGGCTGTATTGCATTTCTTGGAGGCATTACTACATTTTATCTTGACTCGACGAAGGAAATAGACCAAACGTTTTGGTTACAAGAAGGGAGGGAGTTCTATGTTATTCGTGGTTCATATACAAAACCTTTAGTATTTCGAGGATTTAATAAAGGTTCATCGATCCGCTATCAAGGATCGactaaaacaaaaatacaGAATTGGAATTATAATCCTGCAAATGGTTCCATGGTCATCAATATAAGCTCCTCTGGTGCTTCATCAGATATAATCAATATAGATTTCGGCCCAGGTTATAACGCATCACTGTTTACTGTCGGTATAAACTCGGTAAGTATTACTGGGAGTGACGGTATGATGCAACGTTATGTGACAGTTAAATATAATGGGGAAACGCCAGAAACTACACTACCTTCTGAATGTAGGTTACCAAGTAGCATGGATTATGGTCAATGCTCGGTTCTTCACCTTTCTAGTTCCTCATCTCTCCCACCACCATCATcgtcattatcatcatcatcttcttcatcaatcaAAGCCACACAAGTTTCATCTAGTCAAGAGTCCACCCAAGCATCTTTAAATGAACATGAAACAAGCTCGAGATGTAGTATTACAAATACAAAGACTGAATTTGAAACTACAATTTACACAACCCATCGGGAATACGTTACTGGGACCAATTCAGTACCAATCACACTTTATTCTAAAGTAGTAACATATTTTGTTGCTGCAAATCACACGCAGACATTGTCGAGCAGCTAG